In a single window of the Scophthalmus maximus strain ysfricsl-2021 chromosome 18, ASM2237912v1, whole genome shotgun sequence genome:
- the epm2a gene encoding laforin, producing MLFRFAVILTPDSSDEELFVLGSRVEMGQWDPSGAVPMKTPQKLASAREPSLWVGDVQLAEPFKDPLWFKFVKRTGGSFIWEGSGPSHDRCCSYDERNMVDGVYCHPIGHWIEETGHTDEMKHTTSFYFSVAGQKAIHFSRVLPRIWLGSCPRQVEHVTIKMKHELGITAVMNFQTEADMVNNSYGCRRDPAEDVTPETMMHLYKDCGMVYVWMPTPDMSTEGRIRMLPQAVFLLHGLLENGHTVYVHCNAGVGRSTAAVCGLLMYVLGWSLRKVQYFVAVRRPVVFIDQDALVQARADFIQKFGQLRPSISFLES from the exons ATGTTATTCAGGTTCGCAGTCATCCTCACTCCGGACTCTTCGGACGAGGAGCTCTTTGTGCTGGGTTCGCGTGTGGAAATGGGCCAGTGGGATCCGAGCGGAGCGGTCCCGATGAAAACCCCACAGAAGCTCGCGTCCGCGCGGGAACCGAGTCTGTGGGTCGGCGACGTGCAGCTGGCCGAGCCGTTCAAAGACCCGCTGTGGTTCAAGTTCGTCAAGAGAACCGGAGGCTCCTTTATCTGGGAAG GTAGCGGTCCAAGCCATGACAGGTGCTGTTCATATGATGAGAGGAACATGGTAGATGGAGTGTACTGCCACCCAATTGGCCACTGGATAGAGGAAACGGGACACACGGATGAGATGAAGCACACCACCAGCTTTTACTTCAGTGTGGCTGGTCAGAAGGCCATACATTTTTCCAG GGTGCTCCCACGAATCTGGCTCGGCAGCTGCCCTCGACAGGTCGAACATGTGACAATCAAGATGAAGCACGAACTGGGCATTACTGCAGTGATGAACTTCCAGACAGAGGCGGACATGGTGAACAACTCCTACGGCTGCAGACGCGACCCTGCGGAAGACGTGACCCCGGAGACCATGATGCACTTGTACAAAGACTGTGGCATGGTGTACGTGTGGATGCCCACACCTGACATGAGCACTGAGG GTCGCATCAGGATGCTTCCTCAGGCTGTTTTCCTGCTTCATGGTCTCTTGGAGAACGGTCACACCGTCTATGTTCACTGCAACGCTGGAGTGGGCCGGTCGACGGCCGCCGTGTGTGGCCTGCTCATGTACGTCCTCGGCTGGAGCCTGAGGAAGGTGCAGTACTTCGTCGCAGTCAGGAGACCAGTCGTGTTCATAGATCAGGACGCTTTAGTCCAAGCTCGGGCAGACTTCATCCAGAAGTTTGGACAACTGAGACCATCCATCTCTTTCCTAGAGTCGTGA